From Pulveribacter suum, a single genomic window includes:
- a CDS encoding DUF3427 domain-containing protein encodes MTSRLLAAGIAAVCVVGSTPAEVRRSAPERLARGDIAAIVTCDLFNEGVDLPSVDTLLLLRPTQSPVLFQQQIGRGLRLAPGKHSCLVLDFVGHRRQSFRFDRLLGTLTGLPRAQLAQAVEHGFGQLPPGCHIQLQRQTREQVLGNLRQLLQFNWRRLRSELQTYAVLRGRGAVTLTDFLREQAVELEDIYRSSGTRSGWTQLQRDAGLLFGLASAEQDRMGRRFADLLHFDEPQRIDQLIRVSEAHATYRPNGAQESTLLQMLAYQVEGAGTQAGSGEEFMSRLGGFPELCAELGELAQALASRPLRPALPLPGLEDVPLTLHGSYGIREILTAVGWLHARHRSPFQAGVLALHERKVELLFVTLDKREGYHERIAYRDYAVSPGRFHWQSQNSAGPATAAGQRYLGSPGNGWSFQLFVRASKGAPYRACGPVVREHAEGSKPMTVHWSLQVPLPVRLYQEFSVLRDA; translated from the coding sequence ATGACGTCCAGGCTGCTCGCGGCCGGCATCGCAGCAGTGTGCGTGGTGGGCAGCACGCCTGCCGAGGTGCGCCGCAGCGCGCCCGAACGTCTCGCACGTGGCGATATCGCTGCCATCGTGACTTGTGATCTGTTCAATGAAGGGGTGGACCTGCCATCCGTTGACACCTTGCTGCTGCTGCGTCCAACGCAAAGCCCTGTGTTGTTTCAGCAGCAGATCGGCCGCGGCCTGCGCCTGGCGCCGGGCAAGCACAGTTGTCTGGTGCTGGATTTCGTCGGCCACCGACGGCAGAGCTTCCGATTCGACCGCCTGTTGGGCACGCTGACCGGCCTGCCCCGCGCCCAGCTGGCGCAGGCCGTGGAGCACGGCTTCGGCCAGTTGCCGCCTGGCTGCCACATCCAGTTGCAGCGACAGACCCGTGAGCAGGTGTTGGGCAACCTGCGCCAGCTGCTGCAATTCAACTGGCGCCGCCTGCGCTCGGAGCTGCAAACCTACGCCGTGTTGCGCGGCCGCGGCGCGGTCACCCTCACCGATTTCCTGCGCGAACAGGCCGTGGAGCTGGAAGACATCTACCGCAGCAGCGGCACGCGCTCAGGCTGGACCCAGCTTCAACGCGACGCCGGCCTTCTGTTTGGGCTTGCCAGCGCAGAGCAGGACCGGATGGGAAGGCGTTTCGCCGACCTGCTGCACTTCGACGAACCCCAGCGCATCGACCAACTGATTCGCGTGAGCGAAGCGCATGCGACGTACCGCCCCAATGGCGCGCAGGAAAGCACGCTGTTGCAAATGCTGGCCTACCAGGTGGAAGGGGCAGGAACGCAGGCTGGCAGCGGCGAGGAGTTCATGAGCCGCCTGGGAGGGTTTCCCGAGCTGTGCGCCGAACTGGGTGAGCTGGCGCAGGCCCTGGCTTCGCGTCCACTCAGGCCCGCGCTGCCTCTGCCGGGTCTGGAGGATGTACCGCTGACGCTGCACGGCAGCTATGGCATTCGTGAAATCCTGACTGCCGTCGGCTGGCTGCATGCACGGCATCGCTCGCCCTTTCAGGCGGGTGTGCTGGCGCTGCACGAGCGCAAGGTGGAGTTGCTGTTCGTGACCCTGGACAAGCGCGAGGGCTACCACGAGCGTATTGCCTACCGCGATTACGCCGTCAGCCCCGGGCGCTTTCACTGGCAGTCGCAAAACTCGGCAGGCCCTGCCACTGCGGCGGGTCAGCGCTATCTGGGCAGCCCTGGCAATGGCTGGAGCTTTCAGCTTTTCGTGCGCGCCAGCAAAGGCGCCCCGTACCGGGCCTGCGGGCCCGTGGTGCGCGAACATGCGGAGGGCAGCAAGCCCATGACTGTCCATTGGTCCCTGCAAGTGCCGCTGCCTGTGCGGCTGTATCAGGAATTCAGCGTGCTGCGCGATGCCTGA